Proteins co-encoded in one Nothobranchius furzeri strain GRZ-AD chromosome 4, NfurGRZ-RIMD1, whole genome shotgun sequence genomic window:
- the sorbs2a gene encoding sorbin and SH3 domain-containing protein 2 isoform X7, translating into MCFASNCIFFFFLFWLVTFVCVCVIVCVHVHVCFHFNDHTPGRDFSDSGGHTRKSVALSLTLSTMKRVQSSPNLATGTESHSSDIAHFSPDSWRSRSANDGFKNGDATSSSLAAKGFRSVRPNLQDKRSPTQDASPLPLPPPRRESFHLLSPGTSPPDYSIDLANDMSPGALTLTKNDSAVLKESYTLSSMSSYSYKQTSANAVQQLDPSTAPSDIRNFGTSATANKEKRKVSSLKLTPVTVSDPPAHFNSHSITETTDSPLPQKGLVPSPPSSQSTSLFVHLGKENPKNPASLISNLKMEVKVPDLKQTSTPASPEVEMTKAPPAIPPRPSPAELLGQVISHAMNGSAGNPQRPLSPPSYPSPPALLHTGLLRQSRSSEGSESFTRESVISGHTNIRSTVPIARFSEEEKKVSVIKAPHYEGIGPVDESGIPIAIRTTVDRPKDWYKTMFKQIHKVHKAADDHSLSSSITVAHPPPRTHTYRPLSKSPSDNGGQLGTREPSPSPVPPPPPPMASLLQLRARDSDREKDSPDTNEWGPPDRKVDTRKYRAEPKSIFEYEPGKSSILEHERPTYDDVDLENEPWYKFFSELEFGRPPPKKRLDYNPDISTRQRIEASLHVAPADKALERPASAASDYRKRRKSEPSSSQVNAQFQSRAATSPKPVEAYRSSSSLKKPVIRSSPSSPSRAKGGDACNIYLNNMSTPGSYESTSLPPIPFDSDRIHEDANEEGSSSSKQSVFCSNSWPTKSQDAEAWSSAEEVSPSSGKIKSRSCDDLLNDGHSGTGGQNATRSESVGSLMCDGNPSTVSPSTQSLPRPHRRRAHDSPGFLQLYRRMHQIDRAHLIPSDVIRSVRARILELERQPHLHHHRLSPWTPSWGVDVPRDMVPNRISEYERLIQKSKSMPNLGDGEVPSGTTTPGGSSSRASSAGGGTPSFPKRRFSIESLLEEDNGNTRTVPKNMDHIPRSPPEGQPRVGPETARGQSFPAPPVPQCPQANPDYSDSEQDAIASDLSDFIQVEGSSFCSESDFDHCSLTSSESLYGSSTLHHHHLRHHHHHHHHPSHQSLGQNQGYQHRHLISSCKGRCPASYTRFTTMLRHERERARQESKRHSEQNHDSHSQKQASQSQQAMSKLAFLVSPVPFRRKKGSPPTSRKSSGGGGRGSRPKSKQAIYEALDAALRDIYEHIQAERGHRSSRPPDDSILRRILAELLPSVPERSSSLRGRRGCWHEGNSSTSTYPDGSPTGFATYRGEPSTPTFQSPQLQSPVSACYGRLLEASNNNEYGDEQGNGNGLCYSDQDVTRSYSTLDGRHTPQSRRPTPDREVSHKQMTQLILFSLLHQKQPARAIYDFKAQTAKELTFKKGDAVNIIRQIDNNWYEGEHRGQVGIFPIAYVEKIPVSEKQQPIRPPPPAHVREIGEAVARFNFNADTNVELSLRKGERVIVLRQVDQNWFEGKIPGTNKQGIFPVSYVDIVKRSPSKSSAHHIDPHGYHENRTPSSTPVKTLYHLPPSFTTRDHAFLQPSPRRLDLQAITNEWLSLTLDPPTSTPTRSLTTTPVPPTPPPLPADLTSFLRAQEQTAVSPTPSHKGLTVSCRAPSRTPPFTERGGLRHTTPVLHLSRTTPPPPPPSPPLPPHNSHSSFTSLMPGASLQHNSGRCLLISEGVHKLEILPQTVPIKSSTQYQELHKSSSPENKSSRVPDIELHVDDPYDNLLSMTVDDSSSAVGGDISKLPSADSPCAELISESQNRWLQKTDQQSHQPEKKHSPDSVHIQQFFRPVTRKPLPAVLGEESISVKKQAADAQRPPSVEGKALTELFIEEEDEDMKDKQESVRVFNERVSPEVKVASLTPLPHSALLKHSTPQPVTSVLPPPSPSASPRSHHNHTTIPVCPPISPRPPSLPQFSTSPLPPMSPCSSRSATSCPVSESPFLSPAPSPLKASSPPLSSPRSPTSAPTVSHPGRRSPKVKQDPVVGGKPPRSPILSRRSYLSPVRGRRRLVQDALHGGGDPYQALYNYVPRNEDELELREGDVVDVMEKCDDGWFVGTSRRSKMFGTFPGNYVKQI; encoded by the exons ATGTGCTTTGCTTCtaactgcattttttttttttttttgttctggcTCGTcacgtttgtgtgtgtttgtgtcatcgtttgtgtgcatgtgcatgtgtgcttCCACTTCAATGATCACACACCTGGTCGGGATTTCTCAGATAGTGGAGGACACACTCGCAAAAGCGTGGCCTTGTCCCTCACCCTCTCTACCATGAAGAGGGTACAGAGCTCACCAAATCTAGCCACAG GGACCGAGTCTCACTCGTCAGACATTG CACATTTCTCTCCAGATTCTTGGCGATCTCGCAGTGCAAATGATGGTTTTAAGAATGGAGACGCCACCAGCTCCTCGCTCGCCGCAAAAGGCTTCCGAAGCGTTAGACCCAACCTACAAGACAAAAGGTCACCCACACAG GATGCCAGTCCCTTGCCCCTGCCACCCCCCAGGAGAGAGAGCTTTCACTTGTTGTCCCCTGGCACCAGTCCACCAGACTACAGCATTGATCTAGCTAACGACATGAGTCCCGGAGCCTTAACGTTGACTAAGAATGACAGTGCAGTTCTGAAAGAGTCCTACACCCTTAGCAGCATGTCCTCTTACTCCTACAAACAGACAAGTGCAAATGCAGTCCAACAGCTTGATCCATCCACAGCTCCAAGTGATATTAGAAACTTCGGCACATCTGCCACTGCTAATAAAGAGAAACGTAAAGTTTCTTCCCTTAAACTAACCCCTGTCACTGTCTCGGACCCCCCGGCTCACTTTAACTCTCATTCTATAACTGAGACTACAGATTCCCCTCTCCCACAAAAAGGTCTGGTCCCTTCCCCACCTTCATCACAGAGTACTTCACTTTTTGTTCACTTGGGCAAAGAGAATCCAAAAAATCCTGCTTCGCTGATTTCAAATCTAAAAATGGAAGTCAAGGTCCCAGATCTGAAACAGACCTCAACTCCAGCTTCCCCCGAGGTGGAGATGACGAAAGCTCCTCCAGCAATTCCCCCAAGACCTTCGCCTGCAGAACTGTTG GGTCAGGTCATCTCTCATGCTATGAATGGAAGTGCTGGTAATCCACAGCGGCCCTTGTCTCCCCCATCATATCCGTCTCCCCCGGCCTTGCTTCACACTGGGCTACTGAGGCAGAGCAGAAGCTCCG AGGGCAGTGAGTCCTTCACCAGAGAGTCGGTCATTTCAGGCCACACCAACATCAGGAGCACTGTGCCCATCGCTCGCTtctcagaagaagaaaagaaggtgTCTGTCATTAAAGCGCCACATTATGAAGGCATCGGTCCTGTGGATGAATCTGGAATTCCTATTGCCATTCGCACG ACGGTGGACCGGCCGAAGGATTGGTACAAAACGATGTTCAAACAGATTCACAAAGTTCACAAAGCAG CAGACGACCACAGCCTGTCATCCagcattaccgtggcccacccgccCCCTCGGACACACACGTACAGGCCTCTATCCAAAAGCCCCTCGGACAACGGAGGGCAGCTGGGAACTCGCGAGCCTTCGCCATCCCCAGTGCCCCCACCACCTCCTCCCATGGCTTCCCTCCTCCAGCTCAGAGCCAGAGACAGTGATCGTGAAAAAGATTCACCAGACAC AAATGAATGGGGTCCTCCAGACAGGAAAGTGGACACGCGGAAGTATCGCGCAGAACCCAAAAGTATTTTTGAGTACGAGCCTGGCAAGTCCTCCATTTTGGAGCATGAAAGACCA ACCTATGATGATGTAGATTTAGAGAACGAGCCTTGGTATAAGTTCTTTTCCGAATTGGAGTTTGGGCGGCCG CCTCCTAAAAAACGACTGGATTATAATCCAGACATCTCCACTCGCCAGCGCATTGAG GCATCCCTCCACGTTGCTCCTGCTGACAAGGCTTTAGAGAGACCTGCAAG TGCTGCCAGTGACTACAGGAAAAGAAGGAAGTCTGAGCCGTCAAGTTCCCAAGTGAATGCTCAGTTTCAGAGCAGAGCTGCAACATCCCCTAAACCAGTGGAAGCCTACAGATCGAGCAGCAGCCTAAAGAAACCTGTCATTCGTTCCTCACCATCCTCACCCTCCAGAGCCAAAG GTGGGGACGCATGCAACATTTATTTAAACAATATGTCCACCCCAGGGTCTTACGAGAGTACATCTCTCCCTCCCATCCCTTTTGACTCTGATCGTATCCACGAAGATGCCAATGAGGAAGGCAGCTCTTCCTCGAAGCAATCTGTCTTTTGTTCAAACAGTTGGCCAACAAAAAGCCAGGATGCTGAGGCATGGAGCAGTGCAGAAGAGGTGTCTCCCTCTTCTGGCAAAATCAAGTCACGCAGTTGTGATGACTTACTCAATGATGGGCATTCTGGTACAGGCGGTCAAAACGCCACACGCTCGGAAAGTGTTGGGTCGCTGATGTGTGACGGAAATCCCTCGACAGTTTCGCCGTCCACTCAGTCACTGCCCCGTCCCCATCGGCGACGTGCGCATGATTCTCCAGGTTTTCTCCAGCTTTATCGAAGGATGCACCAGATTGATCGAGCTCATCTGATTCCATCTGACGTCATCCGTTCTGTTCGCGCTCGCATTCTGGAACTAGAGCGTCAGCCTCATCTGCATCACCATCGTCTTTCTCCTTGGACCCCTTCTTGGGGTGTGGACGTGCCAAGGGATATGGTGCCAAATCGCATTTCTGAATATGAGCGTCTTATTCAGAAGTCCAAATCTATGCCTAATCTGGGTGATGGAGAGGTGCCTTCAGGCACCACTACACCAGGTGGCTCATCATCTCGTGCCAGTAGTGCTGGTGGTGGCACACCTAGTTTTCCAAAACGTCGTTTTTCAATAGAATCTTTGCTAGAGGAGGACAATGGCAACACTAGGACTGTACCTAAAAACATGGATCACATACCTCGTAGCCCACCAGAAGGCCAGCCTCGTGTTGGGCCAGAAACTGCACGTGGCCAGTCATTTcctgctcctcctgttcctcaaTGCCCGCAAGCTAATCCGGATTATTCAGACAGTGAACAGGATGCAATCGCATCTGACCTCAGTGATTTCATTCAGGTGGAGGGTTCTTCATTTTGTAGTGAAAGTGATTTTGACCATTGTTCTCTAACGTCATCTGAAAGCCTGTATGGATCTTCCACCCTCCACCATCACCATCttcgtcatcaccaccaccatcatcaccatcctagTCACCAGAGTCTAGGACAGAACCAAGGTTACCAACACCGCCACCTCATCAGCTCCTGCAAAGGTCGCTGCCCGGCCTCGTACACCCGCTTCACTACTATGCTTCGCCATGAGAGGGAACGAGCACGACAAGAAAGCAAGAGACATTCAGAGCAGAACCACGACAGCCATTCTCAAAAGCAGGCCTCGCAATCCCAGCAAGCAATGTCCAAGCTGGCCTTTCTGGTCAGCCCAGTGCCTTTCCGCAGAAAAAAGGGCTCACCACCTACCTCAAGAAAAAGCAGTGGTGGCGGAGGTCGAGGTAGCAGGCCTAAGTCAAAACAGGCCATTTATGAAGCACTAGATGCAGCCTTGAGAGACATTTATGAGCACATTCAAGCAGAGAGAGGCCACAGAAGCTCAAGGCCACCCGACGATAGCATTCTGAGGAGAATCCTGGCTGAACTTCTGCCAAGCGTGCCTGAAAGAAGCTCCTCTTTGCGAGGAAGGAGGGGTTGCTGGCATGAGGGTAATTCCTCTACGTCTACGTACCCTGATGGAAGCCCTACAGGTTTTGCGACATACAGAGGAGAACCATCCACACCAACCTTCCAGTCCCCACAATTACAGTCACCAGTCAGTGCCTGTTACGGACGACTTTTGGAGGCCTCAAACAATAATGAGTATGGAGACGAGCAGGGTAATGGAAACGGTCTCTGTTATTCAG ACCAGGATGTCACGAGGAGTTATTCCACACTAGATGGACGACACACACCTCAGAGCAGAAGGCCGACTCCTGACAGAGAG GTCTCCCATAAACAGATGACACAACTCATTCTGTTCTCTCTCCTCCATCAGAAACAGCCTGCAAGAGCAATTTATGATTTTAAGGCACAAACAGCTAA GGAGTTGACTTTTAAAAAGGGTGATGCAGTCAACATCATCAGGCAAATCGATAACAACTGGTATGAAGGAGAGCACAGAGGACAGGTGGGGATTTTCCCCATAGCATATGTGGAG AAGATCCCAGTGTCAGAGAAGCAGCAGCCAATTCgacctcctcctccagctcatGTTCGAGAGATTGGAGAGGCTGTGGCACGCTTTAATTTCAATGCTGACACGAATGTGGAGTTATCACTAAGAAAG GGGGAGAGAGTGATTGTGCTGAGGCAGGTGGATCAGAACTGGTTCGAGGGGAAGAtccccggcacaaacaaacagggCATCTTCCCTGTGTCCTACGTCGACATTGTCAAGCGCTCACCGTCCAAGAGCTCTGCCCACCACATAGATCCTCATGGTTACCATGAAAACAGGACACCGAGCTCCACTCCTGTCAAG ACGCTCTACCACCTGCCCCCATCGTTCACCACTCGTGACCACGCTTTCCTTCAACCCTCTCCAAGAAGGCTTGACCTCCAAGCCATCACCAATGAGTGGCTGTCCCTCACACTGGACCCACCAACCTCCACTCCCACTCGATCTCTCACAACCACCCCCGTGCCTCCCACACCTCCCCCTCTCCCCGCTGACCTCACCTCTTTTCTCAGAGCTCAAGAGCAGACAGCAGTCTCACCCACCCCATCACACAAAGGCTTAACTGTTTCATGTCGGGCACCTTCCAGAACACCACCTTTTACAGAGAGAGGAGGTTTACGTCACACCACTCCTGTCCTTCATTTATCCCGAACGACTCCACCCCCGccgcctccttctcctcctcttcccccACACAACTCTCATTCATCGTTCACCTCTTTAATGCCCGGTGCTTCACTTCAACATAACAGTGGCAGGTGTTTACTTATCTCCGAAGGTGTTCATAAGCTGGAAATATTGCCTCAGACAGTTCCCATAAAGTCATCCACACAATATCAAGAGCTGCACAAATCATCTTCCCCTGAAAACAAAAGCAGCAGAGTGCCTGACATCGAGCTGCATGTAGACGACCCTTATGACAACCTGCTGTCTATGACTGTGGATGATTCCAGCTCTGCAGTTGGTGGTGACATTTCAAAATTGCCATCAGCTGACTCCCCATGTGCCGAACTGATTAGTGAATCTCAGAACAGATGGTTACAGAAAACAGACCAACAATCCCATCAGCCAGAGAAGAAACACTCACCTGACAGCGTTCACATACAGCAGTTCTTCAGGCCCGTCACTAGGAAGCCGCTACCTGCTGTGCTGGGTGAGGAGTCGATATCTGTGAAAAAACAAGCAGCTGATGCTCAGAGGCCACCGTCAGTAGAAGGAAAGGCACTCACGGAGTTATTCATTGAGGAAGAGGATGAAGACATGAAGGACAAACAGGAGAGTGTTAGAGTTTTCAATGAGAGAGTCAGTCCAGAG GTCAAAGTTGCCTCTCTGACTCCGTTACCTCACTCTGCTCTTCTCAAACACTCCACGCCACAACCAGTGACTTCCGTACTCCCTCCCCCTTCTCCGTCCGCTTCACCCCGATCACATCATAACCACACCACCATCCCTG